A segment of the Phoenix dactylifera cultivar Barhee BC4 unplaced genomic scaffold, palm_55x_up_171113_PBpolish2nd_filt_p 002730F, whole genome shotgun sequence genome:
TCCTAAGTTCTCTCTCCTCAGTCCCAAGCCCCATCTATTCCTCTACATttgaaaacaaatagaaaagagATAGTGAACTTTATAAGCCCAGTAAGTTACCAATACATTTAGTAGGATCGAACATAATATGTAACTTTTCCAAATATAAGCAATTTAACAATTTCAAGATAGATAGTACTTTGGATATACATTTATAAACATAAATTTTCTCCTTCAACATATGACATGCTTTTGATCAATGATTTTCTAAATCAATAACGTAAATCAtaaactctctctctcgatctctTTCTCATCCTTTGGTGACTATGGCCATGATTGGCCCAATGATAATGCTCGAAAGAAATTAGCTCCTGAATACTGAACATGCGATCCATCAGCATGTGCCAATGATAAGCCCTGACTGGCTTGGCTTGGAAAAGAACTAGCTCTGAATCATATAGCTACGATTCGTCCCGAGACAAGGCAAAGAGACTAGTTCTAAAAATAAAACATGCAATCCATTAGTATATTCTAGTGATCTACCTCAACTAACTAGGTCGAAAAGAACTAGCTTTAGCAGCGATTAGCCCTGATTGACTAGGTCcgaaagaaattaatttctaatgTAGGACCAACAATCAATTACGTTGGCTAGACCCGAATCATATTCGGATTAGAGAGTTTTCATAAATTTATAACAACTCGGTTTTCTCATACATAATGTAAGCATACTTGTAATATAAGTAGTATCAACCAGAATTTTGCATcttatttcaaatgaaatactaAAACAGGGTAATTATTTCATCTCAAATATCATGTGGAGTTAAAGTAGGAGTAATCATCTCTTTTCAAATGTCATGCAATATTAAACAGGAATATCTTCTCATTTCAACTCTAAAATTATGcaaataaatcatttttttcataatttttgaattaCTCTTTTTATGAAGACATGCATAATATTTATAAACTTgcataaattttctaattttctaatttttatatttaaatatattctTGTCAATAATTAGTTTAAAATTAAGCAATATGAATTCTAATTTTAAAACACATGGTATGCACTATAAAATCACCAGAGGTAAAGAAAACTTACTTTCTAAGGTAACCAAATCAAAAAATCCTTCTAATAAGAGTATTGATGGATTTAGACACATTGCATGTTCCCTAGACTCGATGCTCCTCTAGAGTTGAAGGCTTTGATCAAAATAACTAACACAGTTAGCCCTCAAtcgagaggaaaaaaaatatataatagagAGAAAATCAGTCTAGATCTAATTAGGGGCCTAGTCTATTTGGTCCAGGTCGACCATCAGAGGAAGGTCTACATTTAGTCAAGTTTTGGACTCAATCTAAAGAGGAGACATAATATCAAGAGAtgatttcttcctctcctttttaTGGCAAACTTCGGATGGTAAAACAGGGGTTCCTTGTGTAATTTCAAATGGAAGACGAAGGGGGGAGGGATGGTGGTTCAAAGGTAGCATGGAAAGCATGGTGCATGGGTCCCTAAGAGTAGGCGACAATGACGATGACCGACAATGAGATCCAAATCAACTTGGGAAATACCTACCTAACAGGGTCTCGATTGGCTAAGAATCAAAGGGATCAAGgcctagaaaagaaaaaagagggtgAGGGAGGGCTAAGGCAGCATGGCCTAGTGTAAGATAGTCGTAGCTCTATTGTGCAGCGATGCTCTAGCCACATGCATAGAAGACAAAgcaaggagaaagaaagggTCAGCACCCCTGGCTGTCTCGGTGTTCGCAATCTTAGCAAAAAGGAATCGTGAAAGAGCTCATAGGGGTGGCGGAGACAGTGGAGCTTGGCAGGATGCGGTGGCTTTTGATGGTGAAAGGACGGATGGAACTCGCAACAAGAGAGGCAGGGAAGGTTTGAGAGAGAGGGATTCGGATTGTTTTTGGCTGTGACAGACTGTGCGCCCGACTGTGGCGGCATGGCAGCCACCAGAGAGGAGGAAGCAGGGAGAGGTGGAAGAATCTAAGCTTGGTGGTGATTAATTACATAAAAATGAGGGGGGTGTTAAAGTAGGAGTTTTGGAAGGGGATAAGCTTGCGGTCATTTCTATGATTTTGGCGGCGGTTGTGAGCCGCCCAACGGTTGGTGGTTGTTCATAATGACCTTGCAAAGTTCGCATTGGCCATGACTTTGCAGCTTTTTCCTGATGGTAGAAGCTTGTGTAGAGGATAGTGTCATTCCTCTATTTCAAGCCCTATCCATTTTCTTGAATTTTTAGATAAGAGTCAGTTAGGTCTGCCAATTTTAGTTCAAAATGGTCAGTTTGGACCAGTTTTCACAATCCTAAAAGAAAGTTCAGGATGAGAGTAAAGAAATGTCTTGTCAGCCTATCCCCATATGGAAAGATATTAGTAAGGACCTCGATCCTTTTTGGAACTGCACCTCTTTCAAATTAGGTAATAGTAACAATATCAGATTTTGGAAGGACACTGGAATTTCCACATTGCTCTTATTTTTAGCTACTCTTTCACCAGAGCTGTAAAAGTGAATATTTCGGTGGCATCCTAATGGAATTGGAGGTCTCTTTGTTAGAGAGGCAAACTTCATGGCCCCCTCACTTAGCACCAAGCTTTGGAGTTGGAGAATTTGATGGATCTTCTCTCCCCTGTTAGATTGTCTAGAATAGCGGATACCCCAATTTGGAAGCTCAACTTGAGAAGCTCCTTATTGGTAGACTCATATTCCAGGTTCATTAGCAAAGGAGGATTGATCTGCCCGTGCTACCAGGTTATATGGAAAGCAGCTGTGCTTGAGAAGGTGAAGGCATTTATATGTCTAGCTTTGAAAAACAAACTTTGCACTAGAGAAGTACTTGCAAAAAAGGGTGTGGTTGTGAGTATGGGCTGCCAATTATGTGTAGGTAACAATGAAACTGTTTCTCACCTCTTCCTCAGATGTCCCCTTACTAGAAGCATTTGGTTTACCCTAAAGACTTGTTTAAACTAacatggatggccaaccaactCAAATAGTATGGGATTAGCTATTAATAGCTATGTTTTGTCATGTTTGGCAATAGAGAGATTGAAgaatttttcttgaaatttttttttccatctatGCTACTCTTTCTAAAGATCTTTCATTCTTTTCAGCTGTGGGAACACCTTGGCTCTGAAAGGATTGCGGTTGGACGTAGGATGTGTGATGGCCTAGTTCAGACCTGGTCCACTTGACGGCCTGACCCAAACTTGGCCTAGCCCAAGCCTtcgggaaggaaaaaaaagagagcaaggGATCACGATACCCTGCCCAAACGGCCGCCATTCAGGTGCGGCTGGCATGAAACCCCTGGATCCTATGCTAACGACCAGCCGGTGCCTTCATTTGTCATCCCCTCCCAAGGATCCTATTTAAACCCCTCTTCCCCTCGGTCGACACATTGTTGCTCACCTCCccaccttcttcctcctccttctccggtgGCCGGTGGGCTACCTCGGTCAAACACTGCCACTAAAAATTCTCTCTTTTTATCTCTAAGCTTTCGCTCTCCTGTTTTTACAGACCAAGCTTGCGCTCGTGCTTCATCGAAAATCAGGGTTGCCGCTGCCTCCAGAGCTAAGGTATCATGTTGttgtttcttcctctcctttgtcctctcttccttcccaaGGTCCCTAACCACCATCCCCGGTCGAAGAATTGAACCGAAAAGTCTCTCCCCTATTTCGCCTTtgatttcctcttttctccctTTTTCAGGCCAGGTCCACCACTAATGCTTGTCGCCAAAGCTCTCAGCTTCTTTCTCCTGTCGACCTTGGACGAAGCTAGACCCCCAGCCATCAGCGAGCAGATTGGGACCTGAGAGAAGATATAAGTATTTGAAAAGCTCTTAGATAGCTATGTATGATTTCTAAAATTGGAGAGATCGACACTTAGAGCTAGCATAAATACAAACACAAGCCCTGCCAATGGATATAAAGTTGGCATGTGAAACATGATTCTATGTCGATTACAAACACAAGCCTTGTCACGGGTATAAAGTGACTGTAGCACGAATATATGTGAGTAATATTTTGAACTATAATGTGCTAAAAGGTAGAAGAAtagttcataaattttttttgatcttATAACCATATTTATAAACTATTGAAGAGTTATACATGCATGATtggttttataaattattttaacaTATTGTACTCTGAaatgttttatttttgtaatattatttttcttaaatgatgcattgatatggaaaaacttttgctttatcttaTCAGGTAATGTAAATTTTAATTACTGAGCTATGTTGCtcacatactttttttttttcagatgaaTAGGCTCAGTAAGAACGAAGGATGGTCCAAGCTTGGAGTACGCTCTAGCAAACTTGGCGATTTGTAACataatttttattctttagttGGTTATTTATTCGTAGCTTAGCAATTTTCTAAATATTAATGATTATGGGGTTTGGTATTTTTGTTTGGATTTAGACGCTCTGAACCAACgtttatattaatatttaatggatgatgaaattagatctttttaatatattttgttTGTGCAAGGTTTGGAAGCTAAGATGCAATGGTTAGCTTCGTGTTATCATGGGCAGTACCCATCAAGTATGGCCATGTTATGTCACAGATTTAGGGCATGACATTTTGTGGTGTTAGAGCAAACTAGGCCTATAGTCGATGTGGATTAGAGAACACTACAACACAGGTTCATGGAAGATAACCATGGGCCGATCaaatttaaatggatttgaactcttggCCTGACAAGGGCATCAGGGCTTAAAATGAAAGGAGCATATGAGAATCTGTGTGGACATACATTTGGTCTCATATTGGTTATTCGTTAAAAAGATTTTGGGTGcttatataggactaagaaacttaaaaaataCTATTCGGTTAGTATTTTTGGGTGAAGTTCTGGATTATTATAGGATGATTGAGGTTCTTTGTTCTCTTTGATTCCAAAGCAAATCCCCTATTCCCTGTTGCGTATTCTCTGTTTGGACAGGAGGCATCCTGTTCCTatatattttgtttgttttctttgtcCTCTTTTCTCTATTGtagtttcttttctctcttgttCTTACTTTGTAAATATCTTCTTTGAACGAATAAATTTTGGCGGCGGGTGGAGGCGTCTCACTTTCTCCTAATCCGTTCAAGAGAGATGGCGGAAGTGTCTCACTCGATGAGTACCAGCAAGTGGATGGAAACGTTATCCTGCTTTCGTCACTTAATCAAGGAATTCTTatatgttgtgggatggggtttccagtttagtcctacatcgggtaatcagcggaaaggtctgtgccttaaatgggggtgcaaacacctcttctcacTGAAGGCCCACGGGCTGGAGGTAAAGAGGGCCCCTACggggggacaaaaccgtgagggacaCCTGTCCAGCTGCTACGCGCCTGCAGGTGGGGACCGACCCCGTGCGAGCTCTAGGGCCCACGgttcccaaagcggacaataccacaTTCGCTCTGAGCTGAGCTGCTCCAGCACTCTCTCATGACCGAGGGCCCTTttataggacaaaaccgtgagggtagggggcaacctccgcggaccccccgcgccgtcagggctcgggactgtcattgggactgtcattgggctccggccctgggcgacctcccgcagacccgaagcggcaatcccagagcggacaatacctcgggagggacgcagatgctttccctgctcggccggtgtgcgggctggtgtcggggttccgaccccacatcattATATATActaacttttttctttctttaattctTATATTGTTAAAGTTTAGTCAAGTCACATGGTAATAATTTAGGATGGCAATCATTCTTTAGTTTAGAGCCTGGTTGTTAGTGATATTTTGGTATTATAATCGAAAATTTTTtaactttaaaaattatttttgatgtGCTTGTCCTAAACTTGACTGTAAATTGTAGATATAATATTGGGAATATCATCCAATGGGTCTTGCAAAGACTTCGTTCGGATTATCTGAGATCGAGCAGTGGTCATCGTTGCTCGAGTCGTGACAGTCATGGCCTGGTTTGGCTCGATGGGTGAGTCTACGCACCAAGAAGGCCCCCATTGCCCTATCATTGCTTGCTGACTTGTCTTTATTGCAACAGTCCTTTTCTTGTGCACGCCAAGACCGTggtcttctttgtttttttttactttttgtgcTTCTCATTCTGGCCAGTACATGGCTAACATTCGGCATGGCTGGGGTCGATTAGCGACCGGCTCTACGGTACAGTACAtggcggagagagagagagagagtagaaatttcttaaagaacAAGAGGTGCGGCAACCAATTAAGATAAATTGTCAAGCGGCATTTAGTACAAGGTGATGACCTTAAAACCAATAGTAATGTGGATGGAGATTACAGTATTACCAATTTTGGTTGCACCCTAGTGATACTATATGACAGTGGTCTCAAGTCAACTCTATATTCGAAATCATATCCAACTCAGTGATGTTAAATTTGTCCTTAAAGTACATGCTTCCAAAATCACCTTAGGATAGTAATATTGGACTGAATTTTAAggataaaaatataatcaagcaaaaaaaattatttctaaaaatGCCGATCTTTGGAGAAAAAAGTTTTTCTGGTTGGAAAGGGTTAGATGATctcataaaaaaaatctttgattAGGAAGGTTTGATGATCCCTGAAGTTACTTTAATAGATTTTAACCAATTTTGGGTCTTCTGAATTGGTTTGGAATGATGGCTTTGataatttgattttctttaatcgTTGAAAAATATATGGAATATATCAAGAATAGTTTTTGGTCTTACATGATTTATGATCTTGAATTTCTAAAGCATACCAAACAGGTTAATCAGAAATATTGAGAATCTTTAATCATCTggatatagcagacccattagGCAAGATGATTTAGATCATTGGGGATCATATATATTATCTTGTGATGAGGATCACCAATGATCTAAGTTTACCAAAATAATCCTATTTGAGCCACCAAACATTCAAAGTATTCTTACATTGAGATGTTGTGTGTTCTGAGAGGAACAGGCAAGCTCTGGGCTCGATTGCTTCCACAATTTCTTCTCCTGtgattttccttttattttttttcgtcCTGCCATCTCTGTTCATCcttgttccctttttttttttggtcatacTCTCTTCTGTACCTTCTCTTTCctttaataatatttaatagGTGTTCGTTTAAAATAAACCTCGTCATCCATCAATATATCTACGATGGTCTTAAATCTAAGATACTAGAATATTGTCCAAGACTTGCCATTTTGCATTCTAGCCATTCATAAAGGGACAAACCatcactcaaaaaaaaattaaaaataaaaataaaataaaataaaagggagAAACCTACCAGAGCAACACTCGGACCCCACATAACCttcataataataaaaaaaaaaaagagtaaccATGTCCTCCTGGTTCCCGGTTATCACAGATCCCAAGTTAATCGATACACACAGGGCATACTTGAGTTGTCCATCTTCCAAATCCGGAGTGCTGCCCCGTTGGCACGTCCTACATAATGTTGCAAGAAGGCTCGTAGTTGGGTTGGTGATATCCGTAGGGTGGCGCCACTTGGATGGGATACGGCCAGGCCACTGGCTTggtctcctcttccttcttctcttccttcttctcgtcCGTTGCTGCAACGCTAACCAGCTCGACATAGCCCATTCGTTTCCTAAGCGTTGTTGTCAGTGCGATTGAGTCGATTCCATCGCCCTCCACTACGATCTTGTCCCCGTCTACTGATGCAGATATTACACCTGCCATGCCATCATCCAAAAGACCAATCATAAGGAATTCTATCAACTGATTCTTAAGAGAAGCTTGCACCATACGAAGCCGTCAAGTTAAATCAAGAATTCACACCGGAAGGAGCAGGTAGAAGAAGAAAGCTACCCTGCGCGTATGTCACTGGAAGGGGGCTGTTGGAGTTAACAGCCAtccctctctctcacacacacaaacaAAGAAATTTCAAAGTATATAGAGCACAAGAAAAGATGCTAATATGTTGGTAGTATTCAAAACAATTAGTTCCTTAGAAGGTGTCTGTGTGAAAAATTACCAGGCGATCCAACAGCACTCTTGAGGGCTTTCGAGCGCTTCTTTGAGTCCTCCATCGTGACCTTCATGACTATTTTTTGCTGCAGCAAAGTAACATACAGACTTAAATCATCTGAATTCGCATGAAAGTTATATCATCTCCACTTCAAGGGAGAACGAACTCACCTTCACCATCTTGGCTGACCAATTAATTGTGTTTCCTTTGGAAATAGAGGAGGACGCTTGGGCTATATACGGGTGTACTGAAAGGACCTGAAAACAAAAGGCTATCTTGCATccttatatatagagagaggagTGAGGATCCTCCGAACCCATGGAGGGGGTTGGAAGGAGGACGGAAGAAGCAACCAGATATTTCTATCAGGAAAGCAGGGGACCATGCATGAAAGCCATTGACTGACTGAGTTCGTGGAAAAGTCAAGCGAGACGCGGTTTGTACTCGGACTTGGCTCAGattattttggatttttaatTACGGACTCGATATCTTGCCGCGTTCCTAATTTGACGGGCGATGGCGTGCGGAGCTTCCTCCAAGTCAAGAGTCTTCCGAGTGCCTAGCCGTGAGATGATGGTGCGTGATTAGATAAAGAAGACGGTGAATGCGGCCGGGGACGTCAACCCAAGCAAGTCAAGTCACTACAAGCCGGTGAGCTCGAGCAGACTCCCCCTCCCTCCAAGTCTGGATTTTGGATTTTTATACTATATATTGTttagatataatatattaaaaattaagatattatattttttttgcttgGACTAGCTACAATTTACAAACTAGAGGTGTTTTGATGTTATACCAAGCTTGACCTGGGTTCACTCCATGCATATACCACAGTTTGGGGGGAAGAGGCAATTGGACTCAGGACATTGGGGAAGGTGTTCCATCCATGTTGTGCAATAAAATGGCTACTATAGCCCAAGAAGCTCAAAATCAGTTACCAAATCCAACCTTTAGCCGTTCCTCTTGCAACGATGGATAGCCTGAATTTTGTTTGATGCTTCTAAAGTTCAGTTTGGTTACTAGGATTATGTGACGACCCGTGACGGTGCTGAGTCCATCAGTTACCATGTAATTAACTGGGAATAAGTACTACTAATAGTGTCTAATTAAATTTAGTTTAAGAATTATAAGGTGCAAATAGGTCGGGTTGACTCGTGATCTAATTCGACCCATTTAGACTCGATCCGACCCATTAAGGACTGTGGAGCCGGATCGGGGTTTCAAATTAGACCCGTTTTATTTTCGTTTGGGTATGAGTTATTGAATACGACTCGACCCGACCTATTATTTTTTGGGTCAATTTAGATCGTTTACCCTGTGACCCAACCCGCCCTCGAActcatattatccattttgggcCACTAGCTATAGGAGATTATCCATTTGAACAACAACAATGTACAATCATTAATAAGGCTGAAAACGGATCGaatatgatatatattttcaacgaatatagatatggatacggatataaatgaatatcaaaattaatatccatatttgttctaaatggATACGAAAATGAATCGGATATTAAGCATATCCATATTATTATAAACGGATACAGATACGAATCGAATATTaaacatattcatattttttttatctgaaTACAGATATAAATTTGATACTTTTTTCGAtattaattaaatttgaaaaaaaattaatgatgaAAACTAGTAATAAAGACATGATCATAAAGAaagattaatttaaaaatatatttaacaagtatttatcaataataaaaactaaCAATTTCATAAAGAATATATCGTTTAAGGTTGCTTGTTACTGAAGTAGACGGAATCTATGGTGCTTCCAATGCATCTCATGGTTGTAGCAGGTTGCAATCGCCGAGTGGAAACTTGAAGATGGACGAGACCTTCAAAACCTTAGTTGCTTGAAGATGACAAAAGGATGAAACAGACAAACGAGAGGTTGAGCTTTTCAGGTGTGCAGGGTAATTCAAATGACTTATTTGAATCGGGTATTCATATTGGGTTACTATCTTAAGTGACGGTCATctgatatttaattttttagtttAGATTGATTAATCACTTAATTAATTTTCTGATTAACTTAATTTaaactttttcttttacttATTTGTTGTATGGATATTCGTTCTCGATCTGAATTcggaaaaattatatatgtccatATCCATATTGTATTCGAAAAAATTTGAACTGACTATTTGAATCCGATCGAACCAAAAATAGTATCAAATTCAATTCGAATCAAATATGAATGGATACGATATATATAATCGATCTATTTCAGCCCTAATCATTAATGCATAAATATATCTATGGTAAATAGTTATATTAGTCAAAATGATGGGAAGGTCAAAGGGAAGTCCTTCTTTAGaggaaaaaaagggggggggggggggggttgttcCTTCCAGGGACGTAGTACGATTAAACTCTAAAGTAAAAGAAAACCtcataattaaataaaaagtaAGCGGTTGGCGTTACTATATTTGCAGTTGATCTATTCTACCTACTACGCCCCCACGGCATGCACATGCAATTGCACCAACCATTCGCGGGGCCCCGACGCAACCAACGCGCCAATGTGAACGTAAGAAACAGTCTTCTTTGTTTGCCACTTATATAAGGTGGGGAGGGTAATTTTAAGGAGACCTTGACCCCTCTCGATTGAATCGTCGGGCATCGGCTGCAAACTAACTACATTAGGATCCATCTGTAGGGAACGGAGCATGATCTGATTCGGATTTGAATCGGATCCAAAGTTTCGGATAGtttaaattatatatggatTCAATTCGACACAAATAATCTGTGGATCAAAAATTACAATAAATCTGACCCGACCCTAATCTTCTATTGAGTTGGGTCTGTGTCTAAAATTAAGATCCGAACAAAAAATCAGATTGGATCGGAATTACTTATAACCTgattcgacccgacccatttgcaccccttaAGGTTTAGAAACCTTGAAGCTTTGGCCACGTCGAGAGCCCTATCATAAAAATCTGGATAAGATTATCCTTACTTCTGCTCAAGCCTACACTGCATAATCAAATATATTAAATTGTATTTGATCGTATTGGCTTGTGATTGGTATTATGATGgatacatgtatgtatataacatatacttgcataatcagattaatggatgtggtgctctgAACTAACTATGCTATATTGGTTGCCTCGTCATGGGCTGAAAACATGACTATAGTAGTCTAAACTGgaaatgaataaaaaagaaTTGATGTGCGGATGCGAATTGATTAATTGAACAggaactttgggcttatctcgttactattgattgccccgtcacatgctgaaaatgtgatattattgattgttccatcacaggctggaaatgtgatactatcgattacCCCATCACAgattgaaaatgtgatactatcgatcgCCCCGTCGCAGGGACAAAAACGTGACCAGGATTTAGCGCAAAGTCGATAAGATagttgatccggatcaagttaataagGAATGGAATTAAAAACATTGAAACACTAATGAAGATTATGAAATACATATGTTATATCACTCTTAAGTAAATGAATTTCTATTGATATTTAATGTTCATATTCTTATTAATGATTCGAGCTTATTATAGCCGGTTTGGTGACTTCATGATGTGGTACAATATTTTCTGCGGtttttcaaacttatattattGTTGTGTGGTGTGGATGTGTGGAGATCTTActggctgtaaagctcacccactcctttctcttttttcagAGCTGCAGGACACATAGACATAGATGGGATGGGCGTAGAGTGTGAGTGTCAGAGTCACCAGTTAGTTAGTTAGTTTCCTTTGATACCGATGAACATGAGAGCTCTTataattgaaccaatttgattaTTGGATATGTTGATTTATCTAtttgaattaaataattaattgtgaaattattggatttttgtttatcttaggTCTTACATGATCTTTAGTGCACTGCTCTAGGGTTCATGCAGCCGGTTGCATACCaaacccgggtgctgggtttgGAGCGTGATAAAGGCAAACTAATGTATGTAAGAGGAAGAGCACTTTcttgcaattcatatcaaaGAGGAATTTTCAGACCTGAGGTATTCtcaaatgcaagaagaattgccTTGATTGCAATGAGGCTCTCTCTGTCTTGCCACTACAAAATAGAAGAGTATCATCAGCAAAGTAGAGGCTTTTGATGCTGTTGAAGTTCATATTTCCTCCTATTCCTTCATGAGACCGAGAGAACTAGCTAGTTTAAGAATTCTTGATAAGAAATCTATGACCAAGACGGAGAGAGCTAGAGAAAACGAGTCACCCTGCCTCAATCCTTTCTTGTCATTATCCATGTTCTCGGTGAGCCATTAACCAAGACAGCAATAGAGGTAGAAGATAGGAGACAGTGCGCCCAACAAATCCATCGGGA
Coding sequences within it:
- the LOC120109779 gene encoding heavy metal-associated isoprenylated plant protein 16-like, whose translation is MVKQKIVMKVTMEDSKKRSKALKSAVGSPGVISASVDGDKIVVEGDGIDSIALTTTLRKRMGYVELVSVAATDEKKEEKKEEETKPVAWPYPIQVAPPYGYHQPNYEPSCNIM